The following coding sequences lie in one Niabella agricola genomic window:
- a CDS encoding glycoside hydrolase family protein gives MKKIISLLLFLFCCCGLYAQNILVTGGCMASTYTLTPSGTYNGKTYYETTGTVAGNTGVAIAVFWMGAPDNVWVLAYDGQPYYSSNKDTPKPPGTTAFTWTATQPAPCPSPGPLSVTGDVALWVTFGAVSAHTTNSSLYVNWQTVTEKNNDHFEIEASADGEHFVSLATIRSKAGNGNSNEPISYEWNIGINALSQMMLPVAAAALFLLMACYRRKNAFLLLSLFTIITGTAVGCKKNHSEITGNTPSFIRIAQIDTDGTKTYSKIVKVVQE, from the coding sequence ATGAAAAAGATAATTTCCTTATTGCTCTTTCTTTTTTGCTGCTGCGGCCTGTACGCACAAAACATACTGGTTACCGGGGGCTGCATGGCCAGCACATATACGCTTACTCCCTCCGGCACCTATAATGGGAAAACCTATTATGAAACAACCGGTACCGTAGCAGGGAATACCGGTGTTGCTATTGCTGTTTTCTGGATGGGGGCGCCCGACAATGTTTGGGTACTGGCTTACGATGGCCAACCCTACTATTCCAGCAACAAGGATACCCCCAAACCGCCTGGCACTACTGCATTTACCTGGACCGCTACCCAACCCGCACCCTGTCCCTCCCCGGGCCCCTTGTCCGTTACAGGCGATGTGGCACTGTGGGTAACATTTGGTGCGGTTTCTGCTCATACCACAAACAGCAGTCTGTATGTAAACTGGCAAACAGTTACCGAAAAGAATAATGATCATTTTGAGATCGAGGCTTCAGCAGACGGAGAACATTTTGTGTCCCTTGCCACGATTCGCTCAAAAGCCGGCAACGGAAACAGCAATGAGCCCATCAGTTATGAATGGAATATCGGTATCAATGCGCTTTCTCAAATGATGCTACCAGTTGCTGCCGCGGCGCTCTTTCTTTTAATGGCATGCTATCGCAGGAAAAATGCATTCCTGCTCCTATCCCTCTTTACGATTATTACAGGCACGGCTGTGGGCTGCAAAAAGAACCACAGCGAAATTACGGGCAACACGCCTTCATTTATCCGTATTGCACAGATAGATACAGACGGCACAAAAACTTATTCTAAAATCGTAAAGGTTGTGCAGGAATAA
- a CDS encoding 3-hydroxyacyl-CoA dehydrogenase/enoyl-CoA hydratase family protein translates to MKRIIKSVAVLGSGVMGSRIACHFAGVGIPVLLLDMAAEGADKNKIVKDALAAAVKSSPSPVYTKDVVQKIATGNFEDDLNKIAGCDWVIEVVIERLDIKQQLFERVEQYRKPGTLITSNTSGIPIHLMTQGRSDDFKKHFCGTHFFNPPRYLRLLEIIPTPDTDPEVTGFLMEFGDRILGKTTVLCKDTPAFIANRVGVFSIMAIFSLMDQLGLGIDEIEALTGPVIGRPKSATFRTADVVGIDTLVKVANGVFENCPEDEAKQLFVIPAWLEKMVANKWLGDKTGQGFFKKIKNDKGASEILTLDLKTFEYGPRVKPKFASLEAAKLVEALPAKLKMLIGGQDKAGEFYRKFHQLLFAYVSHRIPEISDELYRIDDAMKAGFGWEIGPFESWDAVGVAGSVAAMKAAGVSVAVWVEEMLAAGHQTFYIVENGKRKAYDPGTKTYKFLPGSDAFIILSNYRDQLVWKNNSCRLYDIGDEVLALQWNTKMGTIGGDVLSGIQTSIEKAEKDFKGLVIANEGANFSAGANVGMIFMLAVEQEYDELDMAVRLFQNTTMRARYASVPVIVAPHGLALGGGCELSLHADKVCAAAETYTGLVELGVGLIPGGGGTKEFALRAADEVQNGEPENIPLQNRFLTIATAKVSTSAAEAFELGIYRRGLDEVVANQDRRIAAAKRSVIELYDSGYVAPVPRMDIKVQGRGVLGALLAGINAMQKGNYATDHDALVAKKLAYVMCGGDLSEPTLVSEQYLLDLERQHFLSLCGERKTLERLQSVIKTGKPVRN, encoded by the coding sequence ATGAAAAGGATCATAAAGAGTGTTGCCGTTCTTGGAAGCGGGGTCATGGGATCACGCATTGCCTGTCATTTTGCAGGAGTGGGTATACCGGTATTATTGCTGGATATGGCCGCTGAAGGAGCAGATAAAAACAAGATCGTAAAGGACGCGTTGGCAGCAGCTGTTAAAAGCAGCCCATCACCGGTATATACAAAGGATGTAGTGCAAAAAATTGCCACCGGGAATTTTGAGGACGATCTGAATAAGATCGCCGGGTGCGACTGGGTGATTGAGGTGGTGATTGAACGTCTGGATATTAAACAACAATTGTTTGAAAGGGTAGAGCAATACCGGAAACCGGGAACGCTTATTACCTCCAACACCTCGGGGATTCCGATTCACCTGATGACCCAGGGGCGCAGTGATGATTTTAAGAAGCATTTCTGCGGTACGCATTTCTTTAATCCTCCGCGCTATCTCCGGTTGCTGGAAATCATTCCAACCCCTGACACCGATCCGGAAGTGACCGGTTTCCTGATGGAATTCGGGGATCGCATCCTGGGTAAAACAACGGTGCTTTGTAAAGACACACCGGCATTTATTGCCAACCGGGTAGGTGTATTCAGCATTATGGCCATCTTTTCCCTGATGGATCAGCTGGGGCTGGGCATTGATGAAATAGAGGCCCTTACCGGGCCGGTAATCGGTCGTCCCAAGTCGGCTACCTTCCGCACGGCGGATGTAGTGGGTATTGATACCCTGGTAAAAGTAGCCAACGGTGTATTTGAAAATTGTCCGGAGGATGAGGCCAAACAGTTATTCGTGATCCCGGCATGGCTGGAAAAAATGGTTGCGAATAAGTGGCTGGGTGATAAAACCGGGCAGGGATTTTTTAAGAAGATCAAAAACGATAAAGGCGCTTCGGAAATCCTTACGCTGGATCTGAAAACCTTTGAATACGGGCCTCGTGTAAAGCCAAAGTTTGCCAGCCTGGAGGCGGCGAAGCTGGTTGAAGCGCTGCCTGCGAAACTGAAAATGCTCATAGGTGGGCAGGACAAGGCGGGCGAGTTTTACCGGAAATTTCACCAACTGCTGTTTGCCTATGTGAGCCACCGGATACCGGAGATCAGCGATGAACTGTACCGGATTGATGATGCCATGAAGGCCGGATTTGGCTGGGAGATCGGTCCGTTTGAAAGCTGGGATGCGGTAGGTGTGGCCGGATCGGTAGCCGCGATGAAAGCGGCCGGTGTTTCAGTAGCGGTCTGGGTAGAGGAAATGCTGGCAGCAGGCCACCAGACATTTTATATCGTAGAGAACGGGAAACGGAAGGCGTATGATCCCGGAACGAAGACCTATAAATTCCTGCCCGGAAGCGATGCCTTTATTATTTTAAGCAATTATCGTGATCAGCTCGTATGGAAGAATAATAGCTGCCGGTTGTATGATATCGGCGATGAAGTGCTGGCCCTGCAATGGAACACTAAGATGGGCACTATCGGCGGTGATGTGCTCAGCGGCATTCAAACATCGATAGAAAAGGCAGAGAAAGATTTTAAAGGCCTGGTGATTGCCAATGAAGGTGCTAATTTTTCCGCAGGAGCCAATGTAGGAATGATCTTTATGCTGGCAGTAGAGCAGGAATATGACGAACTGGATATGGCCGTGCGGCTTTTCCAGAATACAACGATGCGGGCCCGTTATGCATCGGTGCCGGTAATTGTGGCACCTCATGGCCTGGCATTGGGCGGTGGCTGTGAGCTGAGCCTGCATGCAGACAAGGTATGTGCCGCAGCTGAAACCTATACCGGACTGGTAGAATTGGGTGTGGGGCTGATCCCGGGCGGAGGCGGTACCAAGGAATTTGCGCTGCGGGCAGCAGATGAAGTGCAGAACGGTGAGCCGGAAAATATTCCGCTTCAGAACCGGTTCCTGACCATCGCCACGGCAAAAGTAAGCACTTCGGCGGCTGAAGCTTTTGAACTGGGCATTTACCGCAGGGGGCTTGATGAAGTGGTGGCTAACCAGGACCGGCGTATTGCAGCAGCAAAGCGGAGTGTAATCGAACTGTATGATAGCGGATATGTAGCACCGGTTCCCAGAATGGATATTAAGGTGCAGGGGCGTGGCGTGCTTGGGGCCTTGCTGGCTGGCATCAATGCGATGCAGAAGGGGAATTATGCAACCGACCATGATGCACTGGTAGCCAAAAAACTGGCCTATGTTATGTGCGGCGGCGATCTCAGCGAACCTACCCTGGTATCCGAACAATACCTGCTCGACCTGGAACGGCAGCACTTTTTATCCCTCTGTGGAGAACGTAAAACATTGGAGCGGCTGCAGAGTGTGATCAAGACCGGTAAGCCGGTGCGGAATTAA